TGCGACGTGACCATCCTCAATCTTTACGATAATAGACTTGTCGACTTTCTGAGAAAGCTCACCCTTTGGACCCTTAACGGTAACTACGCCGTCCTTATCCTGTGCTACAGTAACGCCAGCAGGAATACTAATTGGCAATTTTCCTATTCTTGACATATTCTATCCTCCAATTAATAAACGTAGCAAAGAACCTCACCGCCAATCTTCAGGTCAGCAGCCTCTTTGTCTGTCATTACACCTTTAGACGTAGATAAGATTGCGATACCCAGTCCGTTAATTACTCTCGGCATGTCCTTATAACCAGTGTACTTACGAAGACCTGGTGTTGACACTCTCTTGAGACACTTGATTGCGTTCTCTTTTGTTGCGGGATCATACTTCAAGGCAACCTTGATTGTTCCCTGTGGGCCATCCTCGATGAACTTGTAGTTCAGGATGTAACCTTTCTCGAAGAGGATTTTTGTGATTTCCTTCTTCAAGTTTGAAGCTGGAACTTCTACAACACGGTGATGAGCCATGATTGCGTTTCTCAACCTCGTCAGAAAATCTGCTATTGGATCTGTCATAAAATATAAAAATTTAATTAATCGGGACTCCCCCGACAATATTAAAAAACTATCAGCTCTTTTTTACCAGCTTGCCTTCTTAACACCAGGGATGAGACCGGCAGATGCCATCTCACGGAACTGGATACGAGAAATACCGAACTGGCGGATGTAACCCTTTGGACGACCTGTCACCTTGCAACGGTTGTGCAGACGGATTGGGTTTGCGTTCTTGGGGATAGCCTGCAACTTGCGAGCAGCCTCATAAGCAGCAATAGCGCCTTCCTCTGTGTTAACATCGGCAGTAGCGATAATCTTCTTCAGAGCTGCACGCTTCTCAGCATAACGAGCTACAAGCTTGGCGCGCTTTACCTCGCGGGCCTTCATTGATTCCTTTGCCATATCTCTTAATCGTTTTTAGCGTTCTTGAATGGAAGACCGAAAGCCTTCAGCAGAGCAAAACCTTCCTCGTCGGTCTTAGCCGTTGTAACGAAGGTGATGTTCATACCCTGAATGCGGTCAACAGAATCGATATTGATCTCAGGGAAGATGATCTGCTCCTGCACACCAAGTGTGTAGTTGCCACGACCATCAAACTTGCTCTCAATACCCTTGAAGTCACGGATACGAGGCAGAGCTATGCGGACGAGCTTCTCCAAGAACTCATACATGCGCTCACGGCGGAGTGTTACCATAACGCCGATAGGCATCTTCTTACGGAGCTTGAAGTTAGCGATATCCTTCTTTGAATAGGTAGCCACAGCCTTCTGACCACAGATGGCAGAGATTTCGTTGATGGCAACCTCAATGAGCTTCTTATCCTGTGTTGCATCGCCGAGACCCTGGTTAACCACGATCTTCTTCAGGACAGGAATCTCCATAGCAGAACTATAGTTGAACTGCTTCATCAATGCTGGAGCGATCTGCTCAGCATAAACATTCTTAAGTTGTGCTGTATTCATTACTTAATCTCCTCTCCTGACTTTTTAGCGATACGGATAACGTTCTTACCCTCGTGCTTGATTGAAACGCGAGTAGCCTTGCCGCTCTTCGGATCGATAAGACTCAAATTAGAAATATGTATGGGAGCCTCTACCTTCTCGAAGCCACCCTGAGGATTCTTAGCGCTGGGCTTAGAGCTCTTGTTTACGAAGTTAATACCTTCAACAATAGCTTTCTGCTCCTTTACCAAGACCTTCAGCACCTTACCTGTCTTGCCCTTGTCCTCACCGGCCAGAACAATAACGGTATCATTTTTCTTAATATGTAACTTACTCATTACTTCTATTGCTTTAAAATGTTAAAGAACCTCAGGTGCCAAAGAAACGACCTTCATGTTAACGGCACGCAGCTCACGTGCAACAGGACCGAAGATACGGCTGCCGCGGAGCTCACCAGCGTTATTCAGAAGTACGCAAGCATTGTCGTCGAAGCGGATGTATGATCCGTCTGGACGACGAATCTCTTTCTTCGTGCGGACAATCAGAGCCTTTGAAACAGCACCCTTCTTCACGTCACTAGTAGGGATTGCGTTCTTGATAGCGACAACGATCACATCGCCTACGCTTGCATAACGGCGGCGGGTACCACCCAGTACACGGATGCAGAGAGCCTCGCGTGCGCCGCTGTTATCAGCTACTGTAAGTCTTGATTCTGTCTGTATCATAATTACTTAGCTTTTTCAACGATTTGTACTAATCTCCAGCGCTTTGTCTTTGACAGAGGGCGGGTTTCCATAACGAGTACTGTATCACCTACATTGCACTCGTTCTTCTCATCATGAACATGGTATTTCTTCGTCTTCTGAACGAACTTACCATAAATAGGGTGCTTCTCCTTGAACTTTGCTGCAATAACAATGGTTTTATCCATTTTGTTGCTGATTACGACACCCTGTCTTGTCTTTCTTAAATTTCTTGTTTCCATCTGGACCATTGTTATTTGTTAAGTTCTCTCTGGCGGAGTTCCGTCTTCATACGTGCGATATCACGACGAGCAGCCTTAATCAGTGATGGGTTCTCCAGGGGAGTGATGCTGTGGTTCAGCTTCATCTGGTTGTACTTAGCAACCTCTGTCTCAATACGCTCTACCAATTCCTTGGTCTCGAGCTCTTTCAATTCCTTGATCTTCATACTAATTAAGCGTTTTTATCGTAGTCACGTCTTACAACAAACTTAGTCTTCACGGGCAGTTTCTGAGCGCCGAGGCGAAGAGCCTCCTTAGCTACATCGAATGGAACGCCCTCGACTTCAAAGAGGATGCGACCAGGTGTGACAGGTGCAACCCATCCTGCGGGATCACCCTTACCTTTACCCATACGTACGTCAGCAGGCTTACGAGTGATGGGTTTATCTGGGAAGATGCGGATCCAAACCTGACCTTCACGGTTCATGTAACGGTTGATGGCAACACGAGCTGCCTCAATCTGACGGCTGTCAATCCACTTTGCATCAAGAGTCTTAATGCCGAAAGAGCCGAATGCCAGCGTCGTACCTCTGTGGGCGTTGCCTTTGTTGCCGCGTCCATCTTGAGGTCTTCTATATCTTACTCTCTTAGGTTGTAACATGATAACTTCTTTCTTTAATAACAGTTATTACTTCTTCTTATTACGGAACTTGCGGCCATCTCTGTTACCACCGTTAGCGCGGCCACTCTGCTTCTCCTGTGAGAAGTTTGGTGCGAGGTCAACCTTGCCATAGACTTCACCACGGCAGATCCAAACCTTAATACCGAGCAGACCAACCTTTGTGAGAGCCTCAGCCTGGCAGAAGTCGATGTCAGCACGGAAAGTGTGCAGAGGAGTACGTCCCTCCTTGATCATCTCACTGCGGGCAATCTCGGCACCATTCAGGCGTCCCGAAATCTGAACCTTAATACCTTCGGCTCCGGCGCGCATTGTGTTTGCCACAGCCTGCTTAATAGCACGACGATAAGCAATCTTGCCTTCAATCTGGCGAGCGATGTTTGTTGCAACGATTGTTGCGTCGAGCTCTGGACGCTTCACCTCAAAAATGTTGATCTGAATCTCCTTGTCGAAGAGCTTCTTCAGCTCATCCTTCAAGTTGTCAACATCCTGTCCACCCTTACCGATGACGATACCTGGACGAGCAGTGCAAATAGTGATGGTCACCAGTTTCAATGTGCGCTCGATGACAATCTTCGAAACGCTGGCCTTTGCCAGACGCTCATTGAGATACTTGCGGATCTTCTGATCCTCTACCAGGTTATCTCCGAAGTCTTTGCCTCCGAACCAATTTGAATCCCAACCTCTAACGATACCCAGACGGTTGCTAATTGGATTTACTTTCTGTCCCATTCTATTATTCTTTTACGTCGTTAGTTTTAGCGTCAACAAACAGGGTAACGTGGTTAGAACGCTTGCGGATGCGATATCCGCGACCCTGAGGTGCAGGTCTCATTCTCTTCATAGTAACGCCCTCGTCAACGAAGACGCGAGTCACGAACAGTTCGCCGGCCTCAGCCTTGCGCTCGTTCTTAGCCTCCCAGTTAGCGATAGCCGAACGGAGAAGCTTCTCCACGTCGGCAGCAGCAGCCTTCTTTGAGAATCTCAAGACGCCAAGAGCGCGGTTTACTTCCATGCCGCGAATCATGTCAACGACATAGCGCATCTTGCGCGGAGAAGAAGGACAGCCTTTCAGCTTTGCAAAATACTGTGTCTTAAGAGCTGCTTTTCTCTCTTCAGCCTTAATATGTTTTCTTGCTCCCATTTTTAATTTTCAATTTTAATTTTCAATTTTCCCTGGGATTACTTCTTGTTACCGGCGTGACCACCGAAGCGACGTGTGGGTGCGAACTCACCGAGCTTGTGACCAACCATGTTTTCTGTAACGTAAACAGGGATAAATTTGTTACCGTTATGAACTGCAACAGTGTGTCCCACGAAATCGGGGGAAATCATTGATGCTCTGGCCCAAGTCTTAACGACTGTTTTCTTACCGCTCTCATTCATAGCGAGAATCTTGTTCTCGAGAGATACGTTGATGTATGGACCTTTCTTTAATGAACGACTCATAATTTAACTCTTCTGATTTCTTGTTTACTTCTTGTTAGCTCTTTCAATAATGTACTTGTTTGAAAGCTTCTTTGGTGCGCGTGTCTTCAGACCCTTAGCGTACAGACCCTTACGTGAACGTGGGTGTCCACCAGACTGACGGCCTTCACCACCACCCATTGGGTGATCATGTGGGTTCATAACAACACCGCGGTTGTGAGGACGACGTCCCAACCAGCGTGAGCGACCAGCCTTACCAGAATGCTCCAGAGCGTGGTCAGAGTTACCCACGGCACCAACGGTAGCCTTACAAGCAGAGAGCACCTTGCGAGTTTCTCCTGAGGGGAGCTTAATCACGCAGTAGTCTCCTTCACGAGAAGTCAACTGAGCAAAATTACCAGCCGAACGAACGAGCAGTGCACCCTGACCTGGACGGAGCTCAATGTTGTGAATCACCGTACCTACTGGGATGTTGGCGAGAGGGAGTGCGTTACCAATCTCTGGCGCAGCATTCACTCCAGACATCAGAGTCATGCCAACCTGCAGTCCATTAGGAGCAATAATGTAGCGTTTTTCACCATCTGCATAGTAGAGAAGTGCGATGCGAGCCGAACGGTTTGGATCGTACTCGATTGTCTTCACTACAGCAGGAATGTCATCCTTCTCTCGCTTGAAGTCGATCAGACGATACTTCTTCTTGTGACCGCCGCCCATGTAGCGAACAGTCATCTTACCAGTGTTGTTTCGACCACCGGTAGAACGTTTACCGTAAACGAGAGACTTCTCTGGCACGGATGCAGTAATATCCTCGAACGTGCCAATAACCTTGTGTCTTTGACCCGGTGTAACGGGCTTTAATTTACGTACTGCCATTTTTTAATTAATCGATATTGCTGTAAAAATCAATTTCGTCGCCATCTTTCAGAGTTACGATTGCCTTCTTGAAAGCGTTCTTCTGACCTCTCACGAGTCCAGCCTTTGTATAACGCTGGCTACGCTTTCCAGCATAGCGCATTGTGTTAACGCTAAGAACCGTAACATTGTAAAGAGCCTCGACTTCCTTCTGAATCTCAACCTTGTTAGCCTCGGGCTTTACGATGAAAGCGTACTGGGGACGAGCAGGCTTCTCATAAGTGTAGATAGTCTTCTCCTTTGTCTCGTCAGCCTTATTCTTGTGCTTTACGACATAGGACAGTTTCTCCTCTACAGCATTATTCTTCTCAATAGTCTTCTTGCTACGAGCACGGAGCTTCTTAGGAGCAGAAGTCTTTTCTGTAATCTTGGTCATCTTCTCAGTGACCAGGGGTTTTATGATAAATGCCATATTCGTTTGTCTCCTTTTACTTGTTTAAGATTCCGTCGATGGTAGCCAGCGACTTTTCTGTAATAACGAGCAGATCAGCGTTCATAATCTTGTAGGTGTTGATGCTTGCAGCAGGAATAACCTCTGCGCTAACAGCCTTTCTTGAACGATGCTTCTGTCCCTCCTTCAGTTCACCTACAGCGATCTGCTTTGGTGCATTCAGGTTGCGAGCTGACAAATAAACGTTCTTATTTGCTTCTGGCAAAACGAACACCATCTTCTTCTCCTCACCCTTCAGGTTCTTGATAATGTTTACAAACTCCTTTGTCTTTGGTGCCTCGAAATCGAAGTCCTCAACAACGAGAATTGCATTATCCTGAGCCTTGTAAGAGAGAGCCGAACGACGAGCGAGCTGCTTCACCTTCTTATTGAGCTTGAAGTCATAGTCACGAGGTACTGGACCGAATACGCGACCACCACCACGAAGCAGAGGTGAGTTGATATCACCATGACGTGCGCCACCGCCGCCCTTCTGGCGACCAAGCTTACGTGTAGAACCAGCGTGTTCGCTGCGCTCCTTTGACTTTGCGTTACCCTGACGCTGATTAGCAAGATACTGCTTTACGTCGAGATAGATTACGTGATCATTGGGCTCAACACCAAAGATAGCCTCATTCAGAGTTACCTTTCTTCCGGTCTCCTGACCGTTGATATTCAATACACTTACTTCCATGGCTTACATCTGAATTAAGAGGGTTGAACCATTACATCCTGCAACACTACCCTTCACGAGAAGAAGGTTGTGCTCAGGAATTACCTTTAACACCTTCAGGTTCTGCGTTGTTACGCGGTCACCACCCATGTGGCCACCCATGCGCATTCCCTTGAACACCTTAGCGGGGTAAGAACAAGCACCGATAGAACCTGGCTTACGCAGACGGTCGTCCTGACCGTGTGTGCTCTGACCTACACCACCAAAACCATGACGCTTCACAACGCCCTGGAATCCTTTACCTTTCGATGTGCCTACAACGTCTACGAACTCTGCGTCAGCGAAAAGCTCTACGGTGAGTGTGTCACCAAGGTTGTAGTCCTCATCAAACTTGAACTCGGCCAAGTGCGCCTTTGGAGTTGTGCCTGCCTTCTTGAACACGCCCATCATTGGTTTTGTTGTGCGTACTTCTTTAGCCTCGCCAAAACCGAGCTGAACAGCCTTGTAGCCATCCTTCTCAACTGTCTTGACCTGGGTCACAACGCAAGGACCACATTCGATAACAGTGCACGGTACATTCTTACCGTCGGCACTGAAAACGGAAGTCATTCCGATTTTTTTTCCTAATAATCCTGGCATTTCAGTTTTAAAAAAATTGAATAATAATAAATGAATTTATTTGTTGTTTATTAGTGTCATTTTACCACCTCATACTTATACACACACGAAAAGAAGAAACAGCCCACCGCTTCTTTTAAGAAGCTAAACTGCTCTTATTCAGTGTATTGTTAGCATTTAGCCAGCGCAATTACCACTTTTGCGGCTGCAAAGGTACACATTATATTCTATACGCACAACACTTTGCAGCCGGAAATATTATTTATTTTTGAATTTTTACCTTTTGTTAACAAGAACTTTCTTGCCATTTATAATAAACAATCCATGTGACGGATTTGCCACTTTCTGTCCTTGAAGGTTATAAATTGCGTTGTCAACGCCATCTCCTCCACGAGCTTTTTCATGTTCAGCAAGTGTATTAGCATCGATACCAACCGACTGCTGCGATGGAATGAGATATACTCCGCGAACATTTGCGCTGCTATTCCAGTCAACTTTAAGCACATGCAGGTGCAGGAAATCGTCTATTCTAACATTATTACTTGTGGTTCTCATTGTCTTCAGTGCGTCGAGAGGTATAATAATCACGCCAAGTTCGTTATCCCAATATGGGTCAGTTTCATTAAAGTCAACAACAATCTGTTTCCATTCGCCATGATCCACGAGTCTGTTTGCAAGCACGCGAAGGCCATTGCCTGTTCCACGAATGGCAAGCTTCTCATAGTCGCTGATGTCTGCATACCTGTTATACTCCACATTAGCAAAACCTGCAACAGCACCGCCACCGCCAAGGTTCACGTTAAAATTCCAGTCAACTGAAGGCTGTGAGTCAAGTTGTTGCGCGTCCTTGCTGTTGCCGTTCCACTCGTGGAAGATGTCCTTCGACAAAGCCACCCATCCTTCGGGAGCCTCAAAGTCGTCAACAGTCACATAGCTCAATATACTATTCAACACTGTCTCTGAACGATAAGGGAAGTATTGCGTCAACAGACGATTACGCTCAGCCATATATGTGTTATCTACCGTATAAAGTGATCCGCGCGAAGAGTAGTTATGCACATCGCGACGATAGTCGCCCCATCGAGCTGCCTCGGCATAGAGCGCTTTTGATATAACATTGTAAAGGCTGTCCCATACTTCTACAGCCGACGTTTGTCCGAGGAAGCCATCATCAGCAAGTAGCTGTTTAGCTCTCTTCACATAGCGTCGAGCGAAGTCGTCGTTTCTCAGCAGGTTCTGGAACATTCCAGTAGGATAGCTGTTACCATTATTTTTATTGAGCACATTCTCACCTGAATTAATGATAATACACTCCGAGTCCCAGCAAAGGAAGCGGAAGCCCTGACTGCCGTCGCCGCGACGACGCAGCGCATACCAGTTATGATGATCCCAGTCGGTATTGCCACCATACTGGTTGATGAGCATATAGTCAATAAATCCATCGATATCGAGCAGAGAGTCTTTCAGTTGTTCATAAGCCTGCTGCGGGTCGATGTCAGACTTAGCGCCTCCCACTACCTTACAGAGGTTCACCATCTCATTCCATGCATCGATGGTTCCCTCGCTGGCTTCAATATGGTTGCCTCCGCTTTCCTCGATTTTTATGACATCAATATCGCTTTTCGATCCACCGAGATGATCCTTGCCGTACTGGTCATCGACACGCTCTGCGATATTATACATTCCCCAGTACATTCCATTAATGAAAAGATTAACATATAGGGCATTAACGCTCGTATGTCCCATGCGACGCTGCATGCGACGAGCCCACACATCACGTGTATATTGTGCTTTCCGACGATTATCCTCACTCCAGTGCTGCCATGAGTTTCCAAAGTGACAGCGCAGCACCAACTGGTCGAACTTGCTTGGCTCATCCTGACCAAAGAGAGGATACTTAAGCGTCTTAGCTCCATATTTCTCCTTAAAAATAAGACGGAACGAGTGTTTAGGATTCTTCTCTGCCAGTCGGCCGTGACCACCGTGCAGGCGCAGTCCGCATCCGATACTGAAGTCATGTCCCTGTCCAAACAGCTCAACACTTGCCGGACGTGTCCATCCGTGACCTGTAGCATCGCCTACTGGAGGGCCGGTGAAGATATAAATGCCGCCCTTCACCGAGTCGTTCTCGTGACTGAACAGGTTATCCTTGTCGGTAACTATGCTGAGCACAGGCAGACTCATCA
This region of Prevotella sp. E13-27 genomic DNA includes:
- the rpsH gene encoding 30S ribosomal protein S8 translates to MTDPIADFLTRLRNAIMAHHRVVEVPASNLKKEITKILFEKGYILNYKFIEDGPQGTIKVALKYDPATKENAIKCLKRVSTPGLRKYTGYKDMPRVINGLGIAILSTSKGVMTDKEAADLKIGGEVLCYVY
- the rpsN gene encoding 30S ribosomal protein S14, with product MAKESMKAREVKRAKLVARYAEKRAALKKIIATADVNTEEGAIAAYEAARKLQAIPKNANPIRLHNRCKVTGRPKGYIRQFGISRIQFREMASAGLIPGVKKASW
- the rplE gene encoding 50S ribosomal protein L5; protein product: MNTAQLKNVYAEQIAPALMKQFNYSSAMEIPVLKKIVVNQGLGDATQDKKLIEVAINEISAICGQKAVATYSKKDIANFKLRKKMPIGVMVTLRRERMYEFLEKLVRIALPRIRDFKGIESKFDGRGNYTLGVQEQIIFPEINIDSVDRIQGMNITFVTTAKTDEEGFALLKAFGLPFKNAKND
- the rplX gene encoding 50S ribosomal protein L24, whose product is MSKLHIKKNDTVIVLAGEDKGKTGKVLKVLVKEQKAIVEGINFVNKSSKPSAKNPQGGFEKVEAPIHISNLSLIDPKSGKATRVSIKHEGKNVIRIAKKSGEEIK
- the rplN gene encoding 50S ribosomal protein L14, translating into MIQTESRLTVADNSGAREALCIRVLGGTRRRYASVGDVIVVAIKNAIPTSDVKKGAVSKALIVRTKKEIRRPDGSYIRFDDNACVLLNNAGELRGSRIFGPVARELRAVNMKVVSLAPEVL
- the rpsQ gene encoding 30S ribosomal protein S17 is translated as MVQMETRNLRKTRQGVVISNKMDKTIVIAAKFKEKHPIYGKFVQKTKKYHVHDEKNECNVGDTVLVMETRPLSKTKRWRLVQIVEKAK
- the rpmC gene encoding 50S ribosomal protein L29, which produces MKIKELKELETKELVERIETEVAKYNQMKLNHSITPLENPSLIKAARRDIARMKTELRQRELNK
- the rplP gene encoding 50S ribosomal protein L16 gives rise to the protein MLQPKRVRYRRPQDGRGNKGNAHRGTTLAFGSFGIKTLDAKWIDSRQIEAARVAINRYMNREGQVWIRIFPDKPITRKPADVRMGKGKGDPAGWVAPVTPGRILFEVEGVPFDVAKEALRLGAQKLPVKTKFVVRRDYDKNA
- the rpsC gene encoding 30S ribosomal protein S3, with translation MGQKVNPISNRLGIVRGWDSNWFGGKDFGDNLVEDQKIRKYLNERLAKASVSKIVIERTLKLVTITICTARPGIVIGKGGQDVDNLKDELKKLFDKEIQINIFEVKRPELDATIVATNIARQIEGKIAYRRAIKQAVANTMRAGAEGIKVQISGRLNGAEIARSEMIKEGRTPLHTFRADIDFCQAEALTKVGLLGIKVWICRGEVYGKVDLAPNFSQEKQSGRANGGNRDGRKFRNKKK
- the rplV gene encoding 50S ribosomal protein L22, whose amino-acid sequence is MGARKHIKAEERKAALKTQYFAKLKGCPSSPRKMRYVVDMIRGMEVNRALGVLRFSKKAAAADVEKLLRSAIANWEAKNERKAEAGELFVTRVFVDEGVTMKRMRPAPQGRGYRIRKRSNHVTLFVDAKTNDVKE
- the rpsS gene encoding 30S ribosomal protein S19; the protein is MSRSLKKGPYINVSLENKILAMNESGKKTVVKTWARASMISPDFVGHTVAVHNGNKFIPVYVTENMVGHKLGEFAPTRRFGGHAGNKK
- the rplB gene encoding 50S ribosomal protein L2; the protein is MAVRKLKPVTPGQRHKVIGTFEDITASVPEKSLVYGKRSTGGRNNTGKMTVRYMGGGHKKKYRLIDFKREKDDIPAVVKTIEYDPNRSARIALLYYADGEKRYIIAPNGLQVGMTLMSGVNAAPEIGNALPLANIPVGTVIHNIELRPGQGALLVRSAGNFAQLTSREGDYCVIKLPSGETRKVLSACKATVGAVGNSDHALEHSGKAGRSRWLGRRPHNRGVVMNPHDHPMGGGEGRQSGGHPRSRKGLYAKGLKTRAPKKLSNKYIIERANKK
- the rplW gene encoding 50S ribosomal protein L23, giving the protein MAFIIKPLVTEKMTKITEKTSAPKKLRARSKKTIEKNNAVEEKLSYVVKHKNKADETKEKTIYTYEKPARPQYAFIVKPEANKVEIQKEVEALYNVTVLSVNTMRYAGKRSQRYTKAGLVRGQKNAFKKAIVTLKDGDEIDFYSNID
- the rplD gene encoding 50S ribosomal protein L4, translating into MEVSVLNINGQETGRKVTLNEAIFGVEPNDHVIYLDVKQYLANQRQGNAKSKERSEHAGSTRKLGRQKGGGGARHGDINSPLLRGGGRVFGPVPRDYDFKLNKKVKQLARRSALSYKAQDNAILVVEDFDFEAPKTKEFVNIIKNLKGEEKKMVFVLPEANKNVYLSARNLNAPKQIAVGELKEGQKHRSRKAVSAEVIPAASINTYKIMNADLLVITEKSLATIDGILNK
- the rplC gene encoding 50S ribosomal protein L3 is translated as MPGLLGKKIGMTSVFSADGKNVPCTVIECGPCVVTQVKTVEKDGYKAVQLGFGEAKEVRTTKPMMGVFKKAGTTPKAHLAEFKFDEDYNLGDTLTVELFADAEFVDVVGTSKGKGFQGVVKRHGFGGVGQSTHGQDDRLRKPGSIGACSYPAKVFKGMRMGGHMGGDRVTTQNLKVLKVIPEHNLLLVKGSVAGCNGSTLLIQM
- a CDS encoding CotH kinase family protein is translated as MRNYYSTICLLCLLFFTKASAQQIALSHQHGFYDNSFSLTISGGGENTIYYTLDGSEPTPQSKVYSAPLSISHTTILRAAAFNGGEQIGMPLTATYLFVNDVLSQSNTPEGYPATWGKYTDINGTAIADYEMDPEMTNDSKLRPKIKEGLMSLPVLSIVTDKDNLFSHENDSVKGGIYIFTGPPVGDATGHGWTRPASVELFGQGHDFSIGCGLRLHGGHGRLAEKNPKHSFRLIFKEKYGAKTLKYPLFGQDEPSKFDQLVLRCHFGNSWQHWSEDNRRKAQYTRDVWARRMQRRMGHTSVNALYVNLFINGMYWGMYNIAERVDDQYGKDHLGGSKSDIDVIKIEESGGNHIEASEGTIDAWNEMVNLCKVVGGAKSDIDPQQAYEQLKDSLLDIDGFIDYMLINQYGGNTDWDHHNWYALRRRGDGSQGFRFLCWDSECIIINSGENVLNKNNGNSYPTGMFQNLLRNDDFARRYVKRAKQLLADDGFLGQTSAVEVWDSLYNVISKALYAEAARWGDYRRDVHNYSSRGSLYTVDNTYMAERNRLLTQYFPYRSETVLNSILSYVTVDDFEAPEGWVALSKDIFHEWNGNSKDAQQLDSQPSVDWNFNVNLGGGGAVAGFANVEYNRYADISDYEKLAIRGTGNGLRVLANRLVDHGEWKQIVVDFNETDPYWDNELGVIIIPLDALKTMRTTSNNVRIDDFLHLHVLKVDWNSSANVRGVYLIPSQQSVGIDANTLAEHEKARGGDGVDNAIYNLQGQKVANPSHGLFIINGKKVLVNKR